In Lotus japonicus ecotype B-129 chromosome 5, LjGifu_v1.2, one genomic interval encodes:
- the LOC130716700 gene encoding probable serine/threonine-protein kinase WNK9 encodes MNGVTHHEQDDSEFVEVDPTGRYGRYNEILGKGASKTVYRAFDEFQGIEVAWNQVKLYDFLQSPEDLERLYCEIHLLKTLKHKNIMKFYTSWVDTANRNINFVTEMFTSGTLRQYRLKHKRVNIRAVKHWCRQILRGLNYLHSLDPPVIHRDLKCDNIFVNGNQGEVKIGDLGLAAILRKSHAAHCVGTPEFMAPEVYEEAYNELVDIYSFGMCILEMVTFEYPYSECTHPAQIYKKVISGKRPDALYKVKDPEVRRFVEKCLATVSLRLSARELLDDPFLRIDDYEYDLRPTDSGEFNDFGPHIRQPFFDLQRSYSNFSNEYSNGFGYEGDWSSHPAEIETSGIELFEYHDDEPSEHVDISIKGKRKDDGGIFLRLRITDKEGRIRNIYFPFDIDMDTALSVATEMVAELDITDQDVTRIADMIDGEIASLVPEWRPGPGIVETPRFSSQGFCHNCVSNHTSSGSLLEFLSHNQGQHLECCKHGCASMHGRFEEITFQSEEYDRHVTEDLKISSQSNHLQYQELWNQHESRELSPVESDLSHSDEQYEQLLDKTVSAEDKGQDVCENKFAPNTNSLRNLSGTHDFSAVRSLYCDLEDDYGKEIQTELRWLKAKYQMELREIKDQQLGLTAKSSHSSNREDNADYGIMPLSLAEMLKGGNWNCDLSNHKSSPNFDTQRAQICEAMESIGEGTAKGFHTGSLIPHSLHRTVSLPVDAVDV; translated from the exons ATGAATGGAGTCACACACCATGAACAAGATGATTCTGAGTTTGTTGAAGTTGATCCAACTGGGAGATACGGCAGA TACAATGAAATCCTCGGCAAAGGAGCTTCTAAGACAGT ATATAGAGCATTTGATGAGTTTCAAGGGATTGAAGTTGCTTGGAATCAGGTCAAGCTGTATGATTTCCTGCAGAGCCCTGAAGATCTTGAAAGGCTTTACTGTGAAATCCATCTCCTGAAAACTTTGAAGCACAAAAACATTATGAAATTTTACACCTCATGGGTTGACACTGCTAATAGGAATATCAACTTTGTCACTGAAATGTTCACCTCTGGTACACTGAGACA GTATAGGCTGAAGCACAAGAGAGTTAACATCAGAGCAGTGAAGCATTGGTGTAGACAGATCCTGAGAGGACTTAACTATCTTCATAGCCTTGACCCTCCTGTGATCCATAGAGATCTCAAATGTGATAATATTTTTGTCAATGGAAACCAAGGGGAAGTTAAAATTGGGGATCTTGGTCTCGCCGCAATTTTACGCAAATCCCATGCTGCTCATTGTGTAG GAACGCCTGAGTTCATGGCCCCAGAAGTTTATGAAGAGGCATATAATGAATTAGTTGACATATATTCCTTTGGGATGTGCATATTAGAGATGGTCACATTTGAATATCCTTATAGTGAATGCACTCATCCAGCTCAAATATACAAGAAAGTTATTTCT GGGAAAAGGCCAGATGCTTTGTATAAAGTGAAGGACCCAGAAGTGCGCCGATTTGTAGAGAAATGCTTGGCCACAGTTTCTCTAAGGCTTTCTGCAAGGGAGCTTCTAGATGACCCGTTTCTCCGAATAGATGATTATGAATATGATTTGAGACCTACAGACAGTGGGGAATTCAACGACTTTGGTCCGCATATCAGACAGCCATTCTTTGATCTTCAGCGAAGCTATAGTAACTTCAGTAATGAATACTCGAACGGCTTTGGTTATGAAGGAGACTGGTCTTCTCACCCAGCTGAGATTGAAACTAGTGGAATTGAACTTTTTGAGTACCATGATGATGAGCCCTCTGAACATGTGGACATTAGCATCAAGGGAAAGAGGAAAGATGATGGAGGCATATTTTTGAGACTAAGAATTACTGATAAAGAAG GTCGTATTCGAAATATTTACTTCCCATTCGACATAGATATGGACACAGCATTAAGTGTGGCTACTGAAATGGTAGCAGAACTCGACATCACTGATCAGGATGTTACCAGAATAGCAGATATGATAGATGGGGAAATTGCTTCTTTGGTACCTGAATGGAGACCAGGACCAGGAATCGTCGAAACTCCCCGTTTTTCGAGTCAAGGTTTCTGTCACAATTGTGTGTCTAATCATACTTCTAGTGGCTCCCTTCTGGAGTTTCTTTCACATAATCAGGGGCAACATCTCGAGTGCTGTAAGCATGGATGTGCTTCAATGCATGGTCGGTTTGAGGAGATCACCTTCCAATCTGAGGAGTATGACAGACATGTTACAGAGGATCTGAAAATATCAAGCCAATCAAATCACTTGCAGTATCAGGAGTTATGGAATCAGCACGAAAGTCGTGAACTGAGTCCCGTGGAGTCTGATCTAAGCCATTCTGATGAACAATATGAACAATTATTAGATAAAACAGTATCAGCTGAAGATAAAGGACAGGATGTTTGTGAAAACAAGTTCGCCCCCAATACAAATTCCTTAAGAAATTTGTCAGGAACTCATGATTTCTCCGCTGTCCGTTCGTTGTACTGTGACCTCGAGGATGACTATGGGAAAGAGATTCAAACGGAACTGAGATGGCTCAAAGCAAAATACCAAATGGAGTTAAGGGAAATCAAGGATCAACAGTTGGGGCTAACAGCTAAATCTTCACACAGTAGTAACAGAGAGGACAATGCAGATTATGGCATTATGCCACTTTCACTGGCAGAAATGTTAAAAGGAGGTAACTGGAATTGTGATTTGAGCAACCATAAAAGCAGCCCCAATTTTGACACCCAAAGGGCGCAAATTTGCGAGGCGATGGAATCCATTGGGGAAGGTACAGCAAAGGGTTTTCACACAGGTTCGTTGATTCCACACTCTTTGCACAGGACAGTTTCCCTCCCAGTTGATGCTGTTGATGTATGA